In the Gorilla gorilla gorilla isolate KB3781 chromosome 10, NHGRI_mGorGor1-v2.1_pri, whole genome shotgun sequence genome, one interval contains:
- the KRT79 gene encoding keratin, type II cytoskeletal 79, which yields MRSSVSRQTYSTKGGFSSNSASRGSGSQARTSFSSVTVSQSSGSGGGARCGPGTGGFGSRSLYNLGGHKGISVSVAGGASSGRALGGFGFGSRAFMGQGAGRQTFGPACPPGGIQEVTVNQSLLTPLHVEIDPEIQRVRTQEREQIKTLNNKFASFIDKVRFLEQQNKVLETKWALLQEQGQNLGVTRNNLEPLFEAYLGSMRSTLDRLQSERGRLDSELRNVQDLVEDFKNKYEDEINKRTAAENEFVVLKKDVDAAYMGRMDLHGKVGTLTQEIDFLQQLYEMELSQVQTHVSNTNVVLSMDNNRNLDLDSIIAEVKAQYELIAQRSRAEAEAWYQTKYEELQVTAGKHGDNLRDTKNEIAELTRTIQRLQGEADAAKKQCQQLQTAIAEAEQRGELALKDAQKKLGDLDVALHQAKEDLTRLLRDYQELMNVKLALDVEIATYRKLLESEESRMSGECPSAVSISVTGNSTTVCGGGAASFGGGISLGGSGGATKGGFSTNVGYSTVKGGPVSGGTSILRKTTTVKTSSQRY from the exons ATGAGGTCCTCCGTCTCTCGGCAAACATACTCCACAAAAGGGGGCTTCAGCTCCAACTCTGCCAGCAGAGGGAGTGGGTCCCAGGCCCGCACCAGCTTCAGCTCAGTGACGGTGTCCCAGAGCAGTGGCAGTGGTGGCGGGGCCCGCTGTGGCCCCGGCACAGGTGGCTTTGGCAGCCGAAGCCTCTATAACTTGGGGGGCCACAAGGGTATCTCTGTCAGTGTGGCTGGAGGGGCCTCGTCGGGGCGGGCTCTGGGGGGCTTTGGCTTTGGCAGCAGGGCATTTATGGGACAGGGGGCTGGCAGGCAGACGTTTGGGCCTGCCTGTCCTCCTGGGGGGATCCAGGAGGTCACTGTCAACCAGAGCCTGCTGACCCCCCTCCATGTGGAGATTGACCCCGAGATCCAGCGAGTGCGCACTCAGGAGCGGGAGCAGATCAAGACCCTCAACAACAAGTTCGCCTCCTTCATCGACAAG GTGCGGTTCCTGGAGCAACAGAATAAGGTGCTGGAGACCAAGTGGGCACTGCTGCAGGAGCAGGGCCAGAACTTGGGTGTCACCAGGAACAACCTGGAGCCCCTCTTTGAGGCCTACCTGGGTAGCATGCGGAGCACGCTGGACAGACTTCAGAGCGAGCGGGGGAGGCTGGACTCAGAGCTCAGGAACGTGCAGGACCTTGTGGAGGACTTCAAGAACAA GTACGAGGATGAAATCAACAAGCGCACTGCTGCAGAGAACGAGTTTGTGGTGCTCAAGAAG GATGTGGATGCAGCGTACATGGGCCGGATGGATCTGCATGGCAAAGTGGGCACCTTGACCCAGGAGATTGACTTCCTGCAGCAACTCTATGAAATG GAGCTGAGCCAAGTGCAGACCCACGTGTCTAACACCAATGTGGTGCTGTCCATGGACAACAACCGCAACCTGGACCTGGACAGCATCATCGCCGAGGTCAAGGCGCAGTATGAGCTGATTGCCCAGAGAAGCCGGGCTGAGGCCGAGGCCTGGTACCAGACCAAG TATGAGGAGCTGCAGGTGACTGCTGGGAAGCATGGGGACAACCTGCGGGACACCAAGAACGAGATTGCTGAGCTCACCCGCACTATCCAGAGGCTGCAGGGGGAGGCCGATGCAGCCAAGAAGCAG TGTCAGCAGCTGCAGACGGCCATTGCGGAAGCGGAGCAGCGTGGGGAGCTGGCACTCAAGGATGCTCAGAAGAAGCTTGGGGATCTGGATGTGGCCCTGCACCAGGCCAAGGAGGACCTGACACGGCTGCTGCGTGACTACCAGGAGCTGATGAATGTCAAGCTGGCCCTGGACGTGGAGATTGCCACCTACCGCAAGCTTCTGGAGAGCGAGGAGAGCAG GATGTCTGGAGAATGTCCCAGTGCAGTCAGCATTT CTGTGACTGGCAACTCCACCACTGTGTGCGGAGGTGGCGCAGCCAGCTTTGGAGGTGGCATCTccctgggtgggagtgggggggCCACCAAGGGTGGATTCAGCACAAATGTGGGCTATAGCACCGTCAAGGGAGGGCCAGTCTCTGGGGGCACCTCCATCCTGCGGAAGACCACTACGGTCAAGACGTCCAGCCAGAGGTATTAG
- the KRT78 gene encoding keratin, type II cytoskeletal 78 translates to MSLSPCRAQRGFSARSACSARSRGRSRGGFSSRSLNSFGGCLEGSRGSTWGSGGRLGVRFGEWSGGPGLSLCPPGGIQEVTINQNLLTPLKIEIDPQFQVVRTQETQEIRTLNNQFASFIDKVRFLEQQNKVLETKWHLLQQQGLSGSQQGLEPVFEACLDQLRKQLEQLQGERGALDAELKACRDQEEEYKSKYEEEAHRRTTLENDFVVLKKDVDGVFLSKMELEGKLETLREYLYFLKHLNEEELGQLQTQASDTSVVLSMDNNRYLDFSSIITEVRARYEEIARTSKAEAEALYQTKYQELQVSAQLHGDRMQETKVQISQLHQEIQRLQSQIENLKKQNASLQAAITDAEQRGEVALKDAQAKVDELEAALRTAKQSLARLLCEYQELMSTKLSLDVEIATYRRLLEGEECRMSGECPSQVTISSVGGSAVMSRGVGGGLGSTCGLGSGKGSPGSCCTSIVTGGSNIILGSGKDPVLDSCSVSGSSAGSSCHTILKKTVESSLKTSITY, encoded by the exons ATGTCTCTCTCCCCATGCCGGGCCCAGAGGGGCTTCAGCGCTCGCTCAGCCTGTTCTGCTCGCTCAAGGGGCCGCAGCAGGGGCGGCTTCAGCAGCAGGAGCCTTAATTCCTTTGGGGGGTGCCTGGAAGGCTCTCGTGGGAGTACCTGGGGGTCAGGGGGTAGGCTGGGGGTGCGGTTTGGGGAGTGGAGTGGTGGGCCTGGGCTCTCCCTGTGCCCTCCGGGGGGCATCCAAGAAGTGACCATCAACCAGAATCTGCTGACCCCACTGAAGATTGAGATCGATCCCCAGTTCCAGGTGGTGCGGACGCAGGAGACCCAGGAGATCAGAACCCTCAACAACCAGTTTGCTTCCTTCATTGACAAG GTGCGGTTCCTGGAGCAGCAGAACAAGGTCCTGGAGACGAAGTGGCACCTGCTGCAGCAACAGGGGTTGAGTGGCAGCCAGCAGGGCCTGGAGCCTGTCTTTGAGGCCTGCCTGGATCAGCTCAGGAAGCAGCTGGAGCAGCTCCAGGGAGAACGAGGGGCTCTGGATGCTGAGTTGAAGGCCTGCCGGGACCAGGAGGAGGAGTATAAGTCCAA GTATGAGGAGGAGGCCCACAGGCGCACCACACTTGAGAACGACTTTGTGGTCCTCAAGAAG GATGTGGATGGGGTTTTCCTGagcaagatggagttggaggGCAAGCTGGAGACTCTGAGAGAGTACCTCTACTTCTTGAAGCATCTGAATGAAGAA GAGCTGGGCCAGCTCCAGACCCAGGCCAGCGACACGTCTGTGGTGCTGTCCATGGACAACAACCGCTACCTGGACTTCAGCAGCATCATCACTGAGGTCCGCGCCCGGTACGAGGAGATCGCCCGGACCAgcaaggctgaggctgaggccctGTACCAGACCAAG TACCAGGAGCTTCAGGTGTCTGCCCAGCTTCATGGGGACAGGATGCAGGAAACGAAAGTCCAGATCTCTCAGCTGCACCAAGAGATTCAGAGGCTGCAGAGTCAGATTGAGAACCTCAAGAAGCAG AACGCCAGCCTGCAGGCCGCCATCACTGATGCTGAGCAGCGTGGGGAGGTGGCCCTAAAGGACGCTCAGGCCAAGGTGGATGAGCTGGAGGCTGCTCTGAGGACGGCCAAGCAGAGCCTGGCCCGGCTGCTGTGCGAGTACCAGGAGCTGATGAGCACGAAGCTTTCCCTGGATGTGGAGATTGCCACTTACCGCAGGCTGCTGGAGGGCGAGGAGTGCAG GATGTCTGGGGAGTGCCCCAGCCAGGTCACTATCT CCTCAGTGGGAGGCAGCGCTGTCATGTCTAGAGGAGTTGGTGGAGGCCTGGGGAGCACTTGTGGACTCGGTAGTGGGAAAGGCAGCCCTGGGTCCTGCTGCACCAGCATCGTGACTGGAGGCTCCAACATCATCCTGGGCTCTGGGAAGGACCCTGTTTTGGATTCCTGCTCTGTGTCTGGCTCCAGCGCTGGCTCCAGCTGCCACACCATCCTGAAGAAGACAGTCGAGTCGAGTCTGAAGACATCCATCACCTACTGA
- the KRT4 gene encoding keratin, type II cytoskeletal 4 yields the protein MTSVGVFSDMLNGCGKDGLVPRAKPRDVSDFSLYAPATKPCCSRTYKRPRLRAPALTGLGPVTSLIAPSSLSAAMIARQQCVRGGPRGFSCGSAIVGGGKRGAFSSVSMSGGAGRCSSGGFGSRSLYNLRGNKSISMSVAGSRQGACFGGAGGFGTGGFGAGGFGAGFGTGGFGGGFGGSFSGKGGPGFPVCPAGGIQEVTINQSLLTPLHVEIDPEIQKVRTEEREQIKLLNNKFASFIDKVRFLEQQNKVLETKWNLLQQQTTTTSSKNLEPLFETYLSVLRKQLDTLGNDKGRLQSELKTMQDSVEDFKTKYEEEINKRTAAENDFVVLKKDVDAAYMNKVELEAKVDSLNDEINFLKVLYDAELSQMQTHVSDTSVVLSMDNNRNLDLDSIIAEVRAQYEEIAQRSKAEAEALYQTKVQQLQISVDQHGDNLKNTKSEIAELNRMIQRLRAEIENIKKQCQTLQASVADAEQRGENALKDAHSKRVELEAALQQAKEELARMLREYQELMSVKLALDIEIATYRKLLEGEEYRMSGECQSAVSISVVSGSTSAGGISGGLGSGSGFGLSSGFGSGSGSGFGFGGSVSGSSSSKIISTTTLNKRR from the exons ATGACTTCTGTAGGTGTGTTTAGTGACATGCTCAACGGGTGCGGGAAGGATGGGCTTGTGCCAAGGGCCAAGCCCAGAGATGTTTCAGATTTTTCCCTTTATGCCCCTGCAACCAAGCCCTGCTGCTCCAGGACATATAAGAGACCAAGGCTGAGGGCTCCAGCACTCACCGGCCTGGGCCCTGTCACTTCTCTGATAGCTCCCAGCTCGCTCTCTGCAGCCATGATTGCCAGACAGCAGTGCGTCCGAGGCGGGCCCCGGGGCTTCAGTTGTGGCTCGGCCATTGTAGGCGGTGGCAAGAGAGGTGCCTTCAGCTCAGTCTCCATGTCTGGAGGTGCTGGCCGATGCTCTTCTGGGGGATTTGGCAGCAGAAGCCTCTACAACCTCAGGGGGAACAAAAGCATCTCCATGAGTGTGGCTGGGTCACGACAAGGTGCCTGCTTTGGGGGTGCTGGAGGCTTTGGCACTGGTGGCTTTGGTGCCGGCGGCTTCGGAGCTGGTTTCGGCACTGGTGGCTTTGGTGGTGGATTTGGGGGCTCCTTCAGTGGTAAGGGTGGCCCTGGCTTCCCCGTCTGCCCCGCTGGGGGAATTCAGGAGGTCACCATCAACCAGAGCTTGCTCACCCCCCTCCACGTGGAGATTGACCCTGAGATCCAGAAAGTCCGGACGGAAGAGCGCGAACAGATCAAGCTCCTCAACAACAAGTTTGCCTCCTTCATCGACAAG GTGCGGTTCTTAGAGCAACAGAATAAGGTCCTGGAGACCAAATGGAACCTGCTCCAGCAGCAGACGACCACCACCTCCAGCAAAAACCTTGAGCCCCTCTTTGAGACCTACCTCAGTGTCCTGAGGAAGCAGCTAGATACCTTGGGCAATGACAAAGGGCGCCTGCAGTCTGAGCTGAAGACCATGCAGGACAGCGTGGAGGACTTCAAGACTAA GTATGAAGAGGAGATCAACAAACGCACAGCAGCCGAGAATGACTTTGTGGTCCTAAAGAAG GACGTGGATGCTGCCTACATGAACAAGGTGGagttggaggccaaggtggacagtcTTAATGACGAGATCAACTTCCTGAAGGTCCTCTATGATGCG GAGCTGTCCCAGATGCAGACCCATGTCAGCGACACGTCCGTGGTCCTTTCCATGGACAACAACCGCAACCTGGACCTGGACAGCATTATTGCCGAGGTCCGTGCCCAGTACGAGGAGATTGCCCAGAGGAGCAAGGCTGAGGCTGAAGCCCTGTACCAGACCAAG GTCCAGCAGCTCCAGATCTCggttgaccaacatggtgacaacCTGAAGAACACCAAGAGTGAAATTGCAGAGCTCAACAGGATGATCCAGAGGCTGCGGGCAGAGATCGAGAACATCAAGAAGCAG TGCCAGACTCTTCAGGCATCCGTGGCTGATGCAGAGCAGCGAGGTGAGAATGCCCTTAAAGATGCCCACAGCAAGCGCGTAGAGCTGGAGGCTGCCCTGCAGCAGGCCAAGGAGGAGCTGGCACGAATGCTGCGTGAGTACCAGGAGCTCATGAGTGTGAAGCTGGCCTTGGACATCGAGATCGCCACCTACCGCAAACTGCTGGAGGGCGAGGAGTACAG AATGTCTGGAGAATGCCAGAGTGCCGTGAGCATCT CTGTGGTCAGCGGTAGCACCAGCGCTGGAGGCATCAGCGGAGGATTAGGAAGTGGCTCCGGGTTTGGCCTGAGTAGTGGCTTTGGCTCCGGCTCTGGAAGTGGCTTTGGGTTTGGTGGCAGTGTCTCTGGCAGTTCCAGCAGCAAGATCATCTCTACCACCACCCTGAACAAGAGACGATAG